From Deltaproteobacteria bacterium, the proteins below share one genomic window:
- a CDS encoding methyltransferase domain-containing protein translates to MRAGGQNGAPIGQVIRDSGIASVLAVLIGGVTTAMLLREAGGSPLGLLHRGAGSAFALGALLAGSAFNFGGRWIRWQYLLRVCEVRLPTRESARLFFSSFAVLLTPLYLGEIIFKAFVLQRRRTTPVGLTAAVALAERLYDFAALMLIAGLAGLASGHATGWLLLPTAALCIRPIRRALMAAAAWPVMAAGKLALGADTQPARETMLALADDAVSLPTVALSVLCWLPVTLALWLVGIAGALPIGLVPGARLFSTSALLGGVSLLPAGVAIAGQSMVHGLTELGVEFPRAVAAVVLVRLGTLGLAIGVGLAALAWTAWRGEFADTGAQAHFDRVSAVYDAEIPLHVRDYVVRRKVDLMAAGITGAAPVGLDLGCGRGYYLEELRRRGYRVVGSDLSAGQLRTARAAGEAVAADASQLPFPDGTFDFVYSVNMFHHLPRLEMRRQGLAEIRRVLKPGGRFFLHEINVTNPLFRFYMSYVFPILRHIDDGTERWILPATLAGPPGLSLCAVRYFTFIPDFLPRWAARWMHGLEQRLEASRWAQFSAHFVADFERT, encoded by the coding sequence ATGCGGGCGGGCGGACAGAATGGCGCACCGATTGGGCAGGTGATCCGGGACTCCGGCATCGCCTCGGTACTGGCGGTGCTGATCGGCGGGGTGACCACTGCCATGCTCCTGCGCGAAGCCGGCGGCAGCCCGTTGGGCTTGCTCCACCGGGGCGCGGGCTCGGCCTTTGCCCTCGGCGCTCTGCTGGCCGGCAGTGCGTTCAACTTCGGCGGGCGCTGGATCCGCTGGCAATACCTGCTGCGGGTCTGTGAAGTGCGGTTGCCGACGCGGGAAAGCGCGCGGCTGTTCTTCTCGTCCTTCGCTGTGCTGCTCACACCGCTCTACCTGGGCGAGATCATTTTCAAGGCCTTCGTGCTGCAGCGGCGCCGCACTACGCCGGTGGGGTTGACCGCCGCCGTAGCGTTGGCCGAACGCCTGTACGACTTTGCTGCTCTCATGCTTATCGCCGGGCTCGCGGGTCTGGCCAGCGGACACGCCACCGGCTGGCTGCTCCTGCCCACGGCGGCGTTGTGTATCCGGCCGATCCGGCGCGCGCTGATGGCCGCCGCCGCGTGGCCGGTGATGGCGGCGGGCAAGCTCGCACTCGGCGCCGATACCCAGCCGGCGCGCGAGACGATGCTCGCGCTGGCCGATGACGCCGTGTCGTTGCCAACCGTCGCGCTGTCGGTGCTGTGTTGGCTGCCGGTGACGCTGGCGTTGTGGCTGGTGGGGATTGCCGGCGCTTTGCCGATCGGCCTGGTGCCGGGCGCACGGCTGTTCTCGACCTCGGCGCTGCTCGGCGGCGTCTCGCTACTCCCGGCTGGAGTGGCCATCGCCGGACAGAGCATGGTGCATGGGCTGACGGAACTCGGCGTGGAATTTCCCCGGGCGGTGGCGGCGGTGGTGCTGGTGCGTTTGGGGACGCTGGGGCTCGCCATCGGTGTCGGCCTGGCGGCGCTGGCCTGGACGGCCTGGCGCGGCGAATTCGCCGATACCGGGGCGCAAGCGCACTTCGATCGCGTCAGCGCGGTGTACGACGCCGAGATCCCCTTGCACGTGCGCGACTACGTGGTCCGGCGCAAGGTCGACCTCATGGCCGCCGGCATAACCGGGGCGGCGCCGGTGGGACTCGATCTCGGCTGCGGCCGCGGCTACTACCTCGAAGAGCTGCGCCGGCGCGGCTATCGCGTGGTCGGCAGCGATCTCTCTGCCGGGCAGCTCAGAACCGCCCGGGCCGCGGGTGAGGCGGTTGCCGCCGATGCTTCGCAACTGCCGTTTCCCGATGGCACGTTCGATTTTGTATACAGCGTCAACATGTTCCACCATCTGCCTCGGCTGGAGATGCGGCGGCAGGGGTTGGCGGAGATTCGTCGCGTGCTGAAGCCGGGCGGCCGCTTCTTCTTGCACGAGATCAATGTGACCAATCCGCTGTTTCGCTTTTACATGAGTTACGTGTTTCCGATTCTGCGCCACATCGACGATGGCACCGAGCGCTGGATCCTGCCCGCCACGCTGGCGGGGCCACCCGGGCTCAGCCTGTGCGCGGTGCGCTACTTCACCTTCATCCCCGATTTCCTGCCGCGCTGGGCCGCCCGCTGGATGCACGGCCTGGAGCAGCGCTTGGAAGCCAGCCGCTGGGCGCAGTTCAGCGCCCACTTCGTCGCCGACTTCGAACGAACGTGA
- a CDS encoding glycosyltransferase, which produces MSDRATVFPPIRLGLVIGQLSAGGAEGQLLLLCQGLDRARFSPVVYCLGDRTIPYAPLLEAAGVPVRVIAGARPARLWRLAQWLNRDRIEVVHAWLFIANAYAWLANRHRRRPLLTSARNCKRQGWLLDRLNRRAFAASDVIVANSQQVARYIAEQYGAPPGRTTVVYNAIDTQRFHPPAQRDGGGLCVVMIGRLVPQKDPLLFVAAAAALRQQLAGVRFVLIGDGPLRGEVEAAVTAAGLQACCTLAGERHDVPELLRAADLFWLPSRWEGLPNVVLEAMASGLPVIATDVGGTPELFNSGQEGFLIKAGDGEALVAHSLDLLGDANKRRHCAAAARRRAEQFAPPQMVAAMQQLYARVAPRACV; this is translated from the coding sequence GTGAGCGACCGAGCCACGGTGTTTCCGCCCATCCGGCTGGGGCTGGTGATCGGGCAGCTCAGCGCGGGCGGCGCCGAGGGCCAGCTCTTGCTGCTGTGCCAGGGCCTCGATCGCGCTCGCTTCAGTCCGGTGGTGTATTGCCTAGGCGATCGGACCATCCCTTACGCGCCGCTGCTCGAGGCCGCGGGCGTGCCGGTACGGGTGATTGCCGGTGCGCGCCCCGCAAGACTGTGGCGGCTGGCGCAATGGTTGAATCGCGATCGTATCGAGGTGGTGCACGCCTGGCTGTTCATTGCCAACGCTTACGCCTGGCTGGCCAACCGCCATCGGCGCCGCCCGCTGCTGACTTCCGCCCGTAACTGCAAGCGCCAGGGCTGGCTGCTCGACCGGCTCAACCGCCGCGCCTTCGCTGCCAGTGACGTGATTGTCGCCAACTCACAACAAGTGGCACGCTACATCGCAGAGCAATACGGTGCCCCGCCCGGGCGCACCACGGTGGTATACAACGCCATCGATACGCAGCGCTTCCATCCACCGGCGCAGCGTGACGGCGGCGGTTTGTGTGTCGTCATGATCGGCCGGCTGGTGCCGCAGAAGGACCCACTGCTGTTCGTCGCCGCCGCCGCCGCCCTCCGCCAGCAGCTGGCCGGCGTGCGCTTCGTGCTGATCGGCGACGGGCCGTTGCGGGGCGAGGTCGAGGCGGCGGTAACGGCGGCCGGCCTGCAAGCTTGTTGCACGCTGGCGGGCGAACGCCACGACGTGCCGGAGTTGCTCCGCGCCGCTGATCTGTTCTGGCTGCCGTCGCGGTGGGAAGGCCTGCCTAACGTCGTCCTCGAAGCTATGGCCAGTGGCCTGCCGGTGATTGCCACCGACGTCGGCGGCACGCCAGAGCTATTCAACTCCGGCCAGGAAGGCTTTCTCATCAAAGCCGGCGATGGCGAGGCGTTGGTGGCGCATTCGCTCGATTTGCTCGGTGACGCGAACAAGCGGCGGCACTGTGCCGCGGCCGCGCGGCGTCGCGCCGAGCAGTTCGCGCCGCCGCAAATGGTGGCGGCGATGCAACAGCTGTATGCGCGGGTCGCGCCGCGCGCGTGCGTATGA
- a CDS encoding glycosyltransferase family 2 protein: protein MSQLPFVTVMIPMRNEAASIQACLDSVMAQDYAADRFEVLVVDGASTDESAQVIAAYAERGPAVRLLHNPRRIVPSALNIAITAARGDIVMRVDGHTHVASDYMRVGVETLQRTGADNAGGPMHAVGHTLLGQAIALATASRFGIGAYFHFGREEKEVDTVYLGMYPRAVFERVGLFDEEMVRNQDDEFNYRLRKRGGRIVLTPAMRSWYQNRQTLAALAKQYAQYGFWKVRVLQKHPRQMSVRHFVPPALVTCLVVALALSPWVRATGLLALALVAVYAAAAATVSASIARQAGWRFLVPLAAAFVTLHLSWGAGFVAGLGRFVARWFSVERPPPQLAAAWQRPGAGS from the coding sequence ATGAGTCAGCTCCCCTTCGTCACCGTCATGATCCCGATGCGCAACGAGGCGGCCTCGATCCAGGCTTGCCTCGATTCGGTGATGGCGCAGGATTACGCGGCCGATCGCTTTGAGGTGCTGGTGGTGGACGGGGCCTCGACCGACGAGTCGGCGCAGGTGATCGCGGCTTACGCCGAGCGCGGCCCAGCGGTCCGCTTGCTGCACAATCCGCGGCGCATCGTGCCGTCGGCGCTGAATATTGCCATCACTGCCGCACGCGGCGACATCGTCATGCGGGTGGACGGGCACACCCACGTGGCCTCCGATTACATGCGCGTCGGCGTCGAGACCCTGCAGCGCACCGGCGCCGACAACGCCGGCGGTCCGATGCACGCGGTCGGGCACACTCTGTTGGGCCAGGCGATTGCGCTGGCGACCGCCTCGCGCTTCGGCATCGGTGCCTACTTCCACTTCGGGCGCGAGGAGAAGGAAGTCGACACGGTCTACCTCGGTATGTATCCGCGCGCCGTCTTCGAGCGCGTCGGACTGTTCGACGAAGAAATGGTCCGCAACCAAGACGACGAGTTCAACTACCGCTTGCGCAAGCGCGGCGGCCGTATCGTGCTCACGCCCGCGATGCGCTCGTGGTACCAGAACCGGCAGACGCTGGCGGCGCTGGCCAAGCAGTATGCCCAGTACGGTTTCTGGAAAGTGCGCGTGCTGCAGAAGCACCCGCGGCAGATGAGTGTGCGGCACTTCGTGCCGCCGGCGCTGGTGACTTGCCTGGTTGTGGCGCTCGCCCTGTCACCGTGGGTGAGGGCAACGGGCTTACTGGCGCTAGCGCTGGTGGCGGTGTACGCCGCCGCTGCAGCGACGGTGTCGGCGAGCATCGCTCGGCAAGCCGGCTGGCGTTTTTTGGTGCCGCTGGCGGCGGCTTTTGTGACACTTCACCTCAGTTGGGGCGCCGGCTTCGTTGCCGGACTCGGCCGCTTCGTCGCACGCTGGTTCAGCGTCGAGCGGCCACCGCCGCAGTTGGCGGCGGCTTGGCAGCGCCCCGGCGCGGGTTCGTAA
- a CDS encoding SDR family oxidoreductase: MYLVTGGAGFIGASLAEALVARGERVRIFDDFSTGLRENLAAIADRVEVIVGDLRDLAAVRRAMAGVQYVSHQAALRSVPRSVDDPLSSDAVNTHGTLHVLMAAREAKVRRVVYASSSSVYGDSEVLPKAEDQPTMPISPYAVSKLAGEQYCRVFTRLYGLETVGLRYFNVFGPKQSPESKYAAVVPLFIRAALRDEPLEVHGDGEQSRDFTYIDNVVQANLLSFTAPKAAGEAFNIACNERHSVIEIARTVERLLGHQLKINHTPTRAGDVRHTLASIEKAQRLLGYQPTVGFEAGMHQTIAALRASLA; encoded by the coding sequence ATGTATTTGGTGACCGGAGGGGCAGGGTTCATCGGCGCGAGCTTGGCCGAAGCGCTGGTGGCGCGCGGCGAACGCGTCCGCATCTTCGACGACTTCAGCACCGGGTTGCGCGAGAACCTGGCGGCGATCGCCGATCGCGTCGAGGTGATTGTCGGTGATCTGCGTGATCTGGCGGCGGTGCGCCGCGCGATGGCGGGCGTGCAGTACGTCTCGCACCAGGCTGCGCTGCGCTCGGTGCCGCGCTCGGTGGACGACCCGCTCAGCAGCGATGCCGTCAATACCCACGGCACCTTGCACGTGCTGATGGCCGCACGCGAGGCCAAAGTGCGCCGGGTGGTCTACGCCTCGTCGTCGTCGGTTTACGGCGACTCCGAGGTGCTGCCGAAGGCCGAGGATCAGCCGACGATGCCGATCTCGCCGTACGCGGTTTCCAAGCTGGCCGGCGAGCAGTACTGCCGCGTCTTCACTCGGCTCTACGGGCTGGAAACCGTCGGCCTGCGGTACTTCAACGTCTTCGGGCCGAAGCAGAGCCCGGAATCAAAGTACGCCGCCGTGGTGCCGCTGTTCATCCGTGCGGCGCTGCGCGACGAGCCGCTGGAAGTGCACGGCGACGGCGAACAGTCGCGCGACTTCACTTACATCGACAACGTGGTGCAGGCCAACCTGTTGTCGTTCACCGCGCCCAAGGCCGCCGGTGAGGCGTTCAACATCGCTTGCAACGAGCGCCACTCGGTGATCGAGATCGCGCGCACCGTCGAACGGCTGCTCGGCCACCAGTTGAAGATCAACCACACACCCACGCGCGCGGGCGACGTGCGCCACACGCTGGCCTCGATCGAGAAGGCGCAACGCCTGCTCGGCTACCAGCCCACTGTCGGCTTCGAAGCCGGCATGCACCAAACCATCGCGGCCCTGCGCGCCAGCCTCGCTTGA
- a CDS encoding glycosyltransferase family 2 protein yields the protein MATQPTTAAVVAATAPAARGTQDRPKVVVVMPAYNAARTLRMTYTDLPHDSVDMVILVDDGSTDDTVAVARELNLKLFLHDRNYGYGANQKTCYAEALRAGADIIVMVHPDYQYDPRLLPDIVHPIQRGEADVVLGSRLKSGSALSGGMPWWKYVSNRFLTGVENWAFGLHLSEYHTGYRAYRREVLETVNFRLNADKFIFDQEIIAQVVDAGFRIAEVAVPTRYFAEASSASFLASVRYGLGILWVVGRYLMHRSGRWPQRQFQSLQGRYRAIN from the coding sequence ATGGCGACTCAACCAACAACCGCTGCCGTGGTTGCCGCGACTGCGCCAGCCGCCAGGGGGACGCAGGACCGGCCGAAGGTCGTGGTGGTAATGCCCGCTTACAACGCCGCGCGTACGCTGCGCATGACCTATACCGATCTACCGCATGACTCGGTCGATATGGTCATCTTGGTCGACGACGGCAGCACCGATGATACCGTCGCCGTCGCCCGCGAGTTGAACCTCAAGCTGTTCCTGCACGACCGCAACTACGGTTACGGCGCCAATCAAAAGACTTGCTACGCCGAAGCCCTACGCGCAGGCGCTGACATCATCGTCATGGTTCACCCCGATTATCAGTACGACCCCCGCCTGCTGCCCGACATCGTCCACCCCATTCAACGGGGCGAGGCGGACGTCGTACTCGGCTCGCGGCTCAAGAGCGGCTCGGCCCTCAGTGGCGGCATGCCCTGGTGGAAGTACGTCTCCAATCGCTTCCTCACCGGGGTGGAGAACTGGGCCTTCGGACTGCACTTGTCCGAGTACCACACCGGTTACCGGGCCTACCGCCGTGAAGTGTTGGAGACCGTTAACTTCCGGCTCAACGCCGACAAGTTCATCTTCGATCAGGAGATCATCGCTCAGGTGGTCGACGCCGGCTTCCGCATCGCCGAGGTGGCAGTGCCGACCCGCTACTTCGCCGAAGCGTCATCGGCGAGTTTCTTGGCCAGCGTTCGCTACGGGCTCGGCATCCTCTGGGTGGTTGGACGCTATCTGATGCACCGCTCCGGGCGCTGGCCGCAGCGGCAGTTCCAGAGCCTGCAGGGGCGCTACCGGGCGATCAACTGA
- a CDS encoding SGNH/GDSL hydrolase family protein — MAVEAARSSARRTEREDQTPAATLQAAARHSARRRDPGVTSLRDYIDYLTPKRVGKLLFGVAVSLIVGEVSLYWLTPMEEFLPKDIVTKDAELGFRMVPNYVGTMVVKENATPFSLPLLTNSWGLRDREYGERPAGGMRVYVIGDSMIFGYGVPVEQTFTRFLEKSLQQQLGRPIEAVNGGVPGYGTGEELGFFERTADTVKPDVVLLAFNVFNDVDENINFTAAAHKASRLPSWLDEVRLWLRQRSQLYLLVRRYKAAARTERILQVHRVEPPARIVKGLATTEDLLARFAQAAASRGVRFAVVLIPNYRQVFPTVWAQMVAKQGQAAAAFDPQQPNARLTAALHARGIPVIDLLPVLRAHVDDALYYSVHWKAPGHELVAKTVADFMLGSGLLAPAPAVSATAAAAPDHT; from the coding sequence ATGGCGGTCGAAGCAGCTCGATCTTCAGCGCGGCGGACAGAGCGCGAGGACCAAACCCCCGCGGCGACGCTCCAAGCGGCGGCGCGCCATAGTGCGCGGCGCCGTGATCCCGGCGTCACCAGCTTGCGTGATTACATTGACTACCTGACGCCTAAGCGAGTGGGTAAGTTGCTCTTCGGCGTGGCGGTCAGCCTGATAGTCGGCGAGGTTAGCCTGTACTGGCTGACGCCGATGGAGGAATTCCTGCCCAAAGACATTGTGACCAAGGATGCCGAGTTGGGCTTTCGAATGGTGCCCAACTACGTCGGGACGATGGTGGTGAAGGAAAACGCCACCCCGTTCTCGTTGCCGTTGCTGACCAACTCTTGGGGGCTGCGCGACCGCGAGTACGGCGAGCGTCCGGCCGGCGGCATGCGGGTCTACGTCATCGGCGACTCGATGATATTCGGCTACGGTGTGCCGGTGGAACAGACCTTCACGCGGTTCCTGGAGAAATCGCTGCAGCAGCAGCTGGGGCGTCCGATCGAGGCCGTTAATGGCGGCGTGCCCGGCTATGGGACGGGGGAGGAGTTGGGCTTCTTCGAAAGAACCGCCGATACCGTCAAACCGGATGTCGTCTTGCTGGCCTTCAACGTCTTCAACGACGTGGACGAGAACATCAACTTCACCGCCGCGGCGCACAAGGCGTCGCGTTTGCCGAGCTGGTTGGACGAGGTGCGGTTATGGTTGCGCCAGCGCAGCCAGCTGTATTTGCTGGTGCGCCGCTACAAGGCGGCGGCGCGCACCGAACGGATCCTGCAAGTCCATCGAGTCGAGCCGCCGGCGCGAATCGTCAAAGGTTTGGCCACAACCGAAGACCTGCTGGCGCGTTTCGCGCAAGCCGCAGCCAGTCGCGGCGTTCGCTTCGCGGTGGTGCTGATTCCCAACTACCGTCAAGTGTTCCCGACGGTGTGGGCGCAGATGGTGGCCAAGCAGGGACAGGCCGCCGCCGCCTTCGATCCGCAGCAGCCCAACGCCCGGCTGACGGCGGCGCTGCATGCGCGCGGCATTCCGGTCATTGACCTGCTCCCGGTGCTGCGCGCGCACGTCGACGATGCCCTGTACTACAGCGTCCATTGGAAGGCGCCCGGGCACGAGCTGGTCGCCAAGACCGTGGCGGATTTCATGCTCGGGAGCGGATTGCTCGCTCCCGCCCCGGCGGTGTCAGCAACCGCGGCGGCGGCACCCGATCATACGTGA
- a CDS encoding class I SAM-dependent methyltransferase has protein sequence MKQSAVVNTPARPGTIAASAAVGCPVCGGTEFGAMFGGGARPTARRNAGAYRITQSSRALVGAIQRCRNCGLGLLPPALVDAGHYEEGFDERFAEQAQVRIRNAERLLELLPPPVPGARLLDVGCAYGFLLAAARIEGYTPVGVELSQPAAEHARQAYGVEVFNGPVQDAPFPPGSFDVITLSDVIEHFSDPAPVVARLHQWLRPNGRLLILTPDAGSVVARLLGRHWWALLDDHYWYFSRPTLTRFLAQQGFAVERLHSFGRVFPIAHWVFKLSQYNAGVHRLLDRTVRMLGLAETEVPLNLGDQMACVARRTDQGRPRR, from the coding sequence GTGAAACAGTCGGCGGTCGTGAATACACCGGCTCGGCCAGGGACGATCGCGGCCTCTGCCGCCGTGGGTTGCCCGGTGTGCGGCGGGACGGAGTTTGGCGCGATGTTCGGCGGGGGCGCGCGGCCCACGGCGCGTCGCAACGCCGGGGCCTACCGCATCACGCAAAGCTCGCGCGCCTTGGTCGGCGCCATCCAGCGTTGCCGCAACTGCGGCTTGGGGCTGTTGCCGCCGGCGTTGGTTGACGCCGGCCACTACGAAGAGGGCTTCGACGAGCGCTTTGCCGAACAGGCCCAGGTCCGTATCCGTAACGCCGAGCGGCTGCTCGAACTGTTGCCGCCGCCGGTGCCCGGAGCGCGCTTGCTCGATGTCGGCTGCGCCTACGGCTTTCTGCTCGCGGCGGCGCGCATCGAGGGCTACACCCCGGTCGGGGTCGAGCTGTCGCAACCGGCCGCCGAACACGCCCGCCAAGCTTACGGGGTCGAGGTGTTCAACGGCCCGGTGCAAGATGCGCCATTCCCGCCCGGAAGTTTCGACGTCATCACGCTCAGCGACGTGATCGAGCATTTCAGTGATCCTGCACCGGTGGTGGCACGACTGCACCAGTGGCTGCGCCCGAACGGGCGACTGCTCATCCTCACGCCGGATGCCGGCAGCGTGGTGGCCCGCCTGTTGGGCCGTCACTGGTGGGCCTTGCTGGATGATCACTACTGGTATTTCTCGCGTCCGACGCTGACCCGCTTCTTGGCGCAGCAAGGCTTTGCCGTCGAGCGGCTGCACTCTTTCGGGCGAGTATTTCCAATCGCGCATTGGGTGTTCAAGCTCAGCCAGTACAACGCCGGCGTGCACCGCCTGCTCGACCGAACCGTGCGCATGTTGGGTTTGGCGGAGACGGAAGTGCCACTGAATCTCGGTGATCAGATGGCGTGTGTGGCGCGACGGACGGACCAGGGTAGGCCCAGGAGATAA